The segment CAGGCGGGATCATTGCGCCGCCAGGTGGCCAAGGCGCGCCGCTACCAGCGGCTGCAGGAGACGATTCGCACCCGGCGCGGCTGGCTGCTGCGCTCGAAGCTCGCCGATCTCGAGCGCGAGACCGAAACTTCGGGGACGGTGCGCCGCGAGCTGGCGGACCGGGAGGCCGCGCACGGCGCGGCGCTGGCGCGTGGGGAGGCCGACGTCGAGTCGATCCGCCGGCGCACCGATGAAGGGGACGATGCGATCCGCCGGGATCGCGAGCGCCTCTCCGACCTGGTGCGCGCCATCGATCGCGATCATCTGCAAAGGGAGCGCTCGCGCGAGCAGAAGGAGGAGTCGCTCAAGGCGATCCTGCGCTGGAGCGCCGAGGCGGCGGAGATCGGCGTGCGGCTCTCTGAGCGCGAGGCCGACCTGCAGCAGCGCAGCGCCGGCATGGAGGAGCGGCGTCTCAAGCTCGCCGAGCTGGAGGAAAGCCTGCAATCGCGAGAGCAGGAGCAGAAGCGCCGCATGGACGAGGTCGAAGGCTTCCAGCACGACGCCGAATCGACTCGCGTTGCGCTGCTGGCCTCCCTCGACGCGCAGGCCGAGGCGCGAGCCGACAGGGATCGCATCGGCCAGGAGCGACAGCGGCTGGCCGTACGGCTGAAGGAAATCGAGGAAGAGCGGTGCGCGGCGATCAGCGAGCGCGATGCGCGCGAGGTGGAAATCGAGGAGCTGGAGGCGCTGACAGCGACGCGCGGCGCGGATCTCGAGGCGACGCGCCGGGAGCGCGCTTCGGTCGAAGAGACCCTGGCCTCCGAGATTGCCGCGCTGCAGTCGATCGCGGCGGGACGTGAGGAGCTTGCCGCCACCATCGCCGCGCTGGAGGAGCGCGCCCGCGCCCTGGAGGAGGCGGCCGGCAACCAGGACGAGGCGGGCCGCGCCCTGGAAACGGTGCTGCAGCTCAACGCGCAGGGGAAGGTGCGATCGCTCGGCCGGGCGGCCGATGCTCTCGAAGTCGATCCGCAATGGGTGCCGGCAGCCGAAGCGGCCTTCGGCGAGCTGCTGGGCGCCGCGGTGATGGAAGGCGACGAGGACATCGTTCAGGCGGTCCGCCTCCTGCGCGAGGAGAGCAGCGGCCGCGGCGCTTTCCTGGCGGCGCATCCAGCTATCGGGTCGCGGCCGGAGATTCCGGAGGAGCTGGCCACGGACTCGCGCTGCCTGGGGCCGCTCGCCTCGAAGGTGGCGCTGAGGGGCTCCTATGGCCGGGCGCTCGAGCATGGCCTCCGCAGCTTCCTGATCGCCGCCGATCTCGCGGGCGCCCTCGAACTCCATGCGCGGCACCCGGGATGGAGCTTCGTCACGTCGCAGGGGGACCTTGTCCGCTCCAGCGGGCTGGTGCATGGCGGTGCGGCGCCGCCGGAGGAGCGCGGCATTCTGTCGCGCCGGCACCTGCAGGAAGAGCTGGCAGCTCAGCTCGCCGCGAGGCGCGACGAGCAGGTGCGCCTCGAGGCCCATCGCGCGTCCGGCGAGGCGCGCCGGGCGTCGCTGGAGGAGCGCTCCACCCAGCTGGAGGAGCGGCAGCGCGAGCAGGACCGCCTGCTGGTGGAGGCGCGGCTGCTGGCGGCGCAGCGGGGCGAGGATCGCCAGCGCGCCGAGAAGGCGGCCCAGCTGGCGGACCAGGAGCGTGGACGGGTGGAGCGGGAAGGCGCCGCACTGGAGACGGGAGGCGCCGCGGCCGAGGAAGCGCTGCAGGCGGCGGAGCTGCGCCGCAAGGCGCTCGAGGAGCGGCTGTCGGGAGGCGCCGAGTTGCTGGCCGAGCAGCGGGCCGCCATGACCTCCCTCGCCGAGTCGCTCGGCTCGTTCCGCTCGGAGGTGGGCGCGCAGCGCGAGGCGATTCGCCGCGAGGAGGAAGGGCTCGAGGCCTGGGTCAAGGCAGCCGGCGAGGAGCGCGAGCGCCTGGAGCGGGCCCGCGCCGAGGCGGCGGGCGCCTCCGAGCTGGTGCGCAACCTCGAAGCCTCGATGACCGTCCTGGAAGAATCGCTGCGCCAGTCGGAGGAGGAGCGCGGCGCCCTGGGAGCGCGCGTGGAGGCGAGCGAGATGGAAGCCGCCACCCGCCGCCAGGAGCTGGCGGCCGCCGAGCAGGCGGCGCGTTCGGCGCGCGGCGAGCTGGAGGAGACGCGCCGCAAGCTGGGAGAAGCCGAGGTGGAGGCGGCGCGCCTCGAGGTGGAGCTGAAGCACCTGGAGGCGGCGGCGCGCGAGGAGATCGGCGGCGGCCTCGAGGATCTGCGCGCGCGCCCCCTGCCGGAAGGGGAGATTTCCGTCCAGGCCATCGAGGAGGAGATCGCCGCGATGAAAGGACGCCTCGAGCGGCTGGGTGCGGTGAACCTGGCGGCGCTGGAGCAGTACCGCGAGATGGACGAGCGCACCCGCTTCCTGGCGGACCAGAAGAAGGACCTGGAGGAGGCGATCGAGTCGCTCAACGATTCGATCCGCAAGATCAACCGCACGTCGCGCGAGAAGTTCCTGGAGGCCTTCACCCAGATCCAGGAGAGCTTCAACCGCAGCTTCGTGACGCTGTTCGGCGGCGGCAAGGCGGAGCTGCGGCTGATGGAGGACGAGGACGTTCTGGAGTGCGGCATCGATGTCATCGCCTCGCCGCCCGGCAAGCGCCTGCAGAACATCACATTGATGTCGGGAGGGGAGAAGGCGATGACCGCGGTGGCCCTGCTGTTCGCCCTGTTCCGCTACCGCCCGTCCCCCTTCTGCATTCTGGACGAGGTGGACGCCCCTCTGGACGAGGCCAACGTCGGACGCTTCACGCGGATGCTGCGCGAGCTGACCCCGGAGACGCAGTTCATCCTCATCACCCACAACCGCCGCTCGATGGAGGCGGCCGATCTGCTGTACGGGATTACCATGGAGGAGCCCGGAGTCTCCAAAGTGGTCTCCTTGCGCCTCGATCACTAGTCGGGGAGGCCGATCCATTCCGCCTCGCGGCGTTGCGCCTCGCGGGCGTACCTAGATAAGTTCGCGGCGCTCGGCGCGCCTTGCAATCCGGGCGGTCTCGGTGTGAACGCGATTTCGGATACGCAACCACTCCCTCCTTCCTGGTAGACATCATCGATCCAGTCCCTGAACTTGGACGCCTCGGCGGCCTCTGTGTCAACTCGCTTCCGGATGCGAAACCTTCCCGCTCCTTCCTGCGTTGACACCATCGATTGAGTCCCTTACCGTGGGCGCCTGCGGAGGAGTCCATGATTTGTCCCGGGTGCGGCACCAAAGCGCCGGAATCGGCCCGCTATTGCCACGTTTGCGGTGATCCGCTGCAGCATGCGTCGGTCAGCCCCACCATGACCCATCTGGAAGGCGGTTCGCCGGCGAGATCTCCCTCCCCGCCCCGCTCCCCCTCCTTTTCGCGCGACACCTCGGGCTCCAGCGGCGCACGGCGTGGCGAGCGCTTCGCGCCCGGTTTCGTCCTGGCGGAGCGCTACCGGATCGTCGGCGTGCTGGGGCGCGGCGGCATGGGGGAGGTCTACCGCGCCGACGACTTGATGCTGGAC is part of the Candidatus Polarisedimenticolia bacterium genome and harbors:
- the smc gene encoding chromosome segregation protein SMC, which codes for MFTLDRMELHGFKSFFGRTAFEFKPGIIAVVGPNGCGKSNIGDAISWVLGDQSPRSLRADRMADVIFNGSEARRPLGMAEVTLKFMSTNGSADKAEEFSITRRLFRDGNSEYSLNGLRCRLKDIQDMLARSQVGSRLYSVIEQGKVDLILTAKPKDRRGLFEEAAGIMGYKAKRRVALGKLEATQANLLRINDILTEVSKQAGSLRRQVAKARRYQRLQETIRTRRGWLLRSKLADLERETETSGTVRRELADREAAHGAALARGEADVESIRRRTDEGDDAIRRDRERLSDLVRAIDRDHLQRERSREQKEESLKAILRWSAEAAEIGVRLSEREADLQQRSAGMEERRLKLAELEESLQSREQEQKRRMDEVEGFQHDAESTRVALLASLDAQAEARADRDRIGQERQRLAVRLKEIEEERCAAISERDAREVEIEELEALTATRGADLEATRRERASVEETLASEIAALQSIAAGREELAATIAALEERARALEEAAGNQDEAGRALETVLQLNAQGKVRSLGRAADALEVDPQWVPAAEAAFGELLGAAVMEGDEDIVQAVRLLREESSGRGAFLAAHPAIGSRPEIPEELATDSRCLGPLASKVALRGSYGRALEHGLRSFLIAADLAGALELHARHPGWSFVTSQGDLVRSSGLVHGGAAPPEERGILSRRHLQEELAAQLAARRDEQVRLEAHRASGEARRASLEERSTQLEERQREQDRLLVEARLLAAQRGEDRQRAEKAAQLADQERGRVEREGAALETGGAAAEEALQAAELRRKALEERLSGGAELLAEQRAAMTSLAESLGSFRSEVGAQREAIRREEEGLEAWVKAAGEERERLERARAEAAGASELVRNLEASMTVLEESLRQSEEERGALGARVEASEMEAATRRQELAAAEQAARSARGELEETRRKLGEAEVEAARLEVELKHLEAAAREEIGGGLEDLRARPLPEGEISVQAIEEEIAAMKGRLERLGAVNLAALEQYREMDERTRFLADQKKDLEEAIESLNDSIRKINRTSREKFLEAFTQIQESFNRSFVTLFGGGKAELRLMEDEDVLECGIDVIASPPGKRLQNITLMSGGEKAMTAVALLFALFRYRPSPFCILDEVDAPLDEANVGRFTRMLRELTPETQFILITHNRRSMEAADLLYGITMEEPGVSKVVSLRLDH